The following are encoded together in the Bubalus kerabau isolate K-KA32 ecotype Philippines breed swamp buffalo chromosome 3, PCC_UOA_SB_1v2, whole genome shotgun sequence genome:
- the LOC129647371 gene encoding aflatoxin B1 aldehyde reductase member 3 has protein sequence MTMLVVLGCVRLWGGCVAHPLAMAQPQSYPRGVPTRPATVLGAMEMGRRMDVPSSAAAVRAFLERGHTEIDTAFVYADGQSESILGGLGLGLGGSGCKVKIATKANPLEENSLKPDSLRFQLETSLQRLRCPRVDLLYLHLPDHGTPVEETLRACHQLHQEGKFVELGLSNYAAWEVAEICTLCRSNGWILPTVYQGMYNATTRQVETELLPCLRHFGLRFYAYNPLAGGLLTGRYQYEDKDGKQPVGRFFGNSWAEVYRNRYWKEHHFKGIALVEKALQAAYGTSAPSMTSAALRWMYHHSQLQGLRGDAVILGMSSLEQLEENLAATEEGALEPAVVQAFDQAWRLVAHDCPNYFR, from the exons CTCGTTGTCCTCGGGTGCGTTCGGCTTTGGGGCGGCTGCGTTGCCCATCCCCTCGCCATGGCCCAGCCACAGTCGTACCCACGGGGTGTCCCGACCCGGCCTGCCACTGTCTTGGGCGCCATGGAAATGGGGCGCCGCATGGACGTGCCCAGTAGCGCTGCGGCCGTGCGCGCCTTCCTGGAGCGCGGCCACACCGAGATCGACACGGCCTTCGTGTACGCTGACGGCCAGTCCGAGAGCATCCTGGGCGGCCTGGGGCTCGGGCTGGGCGGCAGCGGCTGCAAAG TAAAAATTGCTACCAAGGCCAATCCATTGGAAGAAAACTCGCTGAAGCCTGACAGCCTCCGGTTCCAGCTGGAGACGTCCCTCCAGCGGCTGCGGTGCCCTCGCGTGGACCTGCTTTACCTGCACCTGCCGGACCACGGCACCCCCGTGGAAGAGACGCTGCGCGCCTGCCACCAGCTGCACCAGGAG GGCAAGTTCGTGGAGCTCGGCCTCTCCAACTATGCTGCCTGGGAGGTGGCCGAGATCTGTACCCTGTGCAGGAGCAACGGCTGGATCCTGCCCACCGTGTACCAG GGCATGTACAACGCCACCACCCGGCAGGTGGAGACGGAGCTCCTGCCCTGCCTCCGGCACTTCGGACTGCGGTTCTACGCCTACAACCCTCTGGCTG GAGGCCTGCTGACCGGCAGGTACCAGTATGAGGACAAGGACGGGAAACAGCCCGTGGGCCGCTTCTTTGGGAACAGCTGGGCAGAGGTCTACAGGAATCG CTACTGGAAGGAGCACCACTTCAAGGGCATCGCCCTGGTGGAGAAGGCCCTGCAAGCTGCGTATGGCACCAGCGCCCCCAGCATGACCTCAGCCGCCCTCCGGTGGATGTACCACCATTCCCAGCTCCAG GGCCTCCGCGGGGACGCGGTCATCCTGGGCATGTCCAGCCTGGAGCAGCTGGAAGAGAACTTGGCGGCCACTGAGGAAGGGGCCCTGGAGCCGGCCGTCGTGCAGGCCTTTGACCAGGCCTGGCGCCTGGTCGCCCACGATTGTCCCAACTACTTCCGCTAG